A window of Candidatus Pantoea floridensis contains these coding sequences:
- a CDS encoding DUF1471 domain-containing protein, whose product MKMMKWVVASMVMSAVSFSAFAAKEVTKEEVQKMNLEKIGTVTTTAETTSPMDAKKELSKAADEKGGKYFLVIAGREHGKFSATADVYK is encoded by the coding sequence ATGAAAATGATGAAATGGGTTGTGGCTTCAATGGTAATGAGCGCGGTGTCTTTTTCGGCATTTGCAGCGAAGGAAGTGACCAAAGAAGAAGTTCAGAAGATGAATCTGGAGAAGATTGGTACGGTCACCACCACGGCGGAAACGACCTCACCGATGGATGCCAAGAAAGAACTTTCAAAGGCCGCTGATGAGAAAGGGGGCAAATACTTCCTGGTGATTGCCGGCCGTGAGCATGGCAAGTTCAGCGCTACTGCGGACGTCTACAAATAG